A part of Methanobrevibacter sp. genomic DNA contains:
- a CDS encoding transposase produces the protein MVDKSFILTDKIEFVPDEDLEGELNFNLRATGYVFNKTLEYSIYRENLVKEFAIGKNSKVNRTYTQKIVKNLKKQKQFLKKAESTCIQASTDRLIKAYEGYYSGRSGRPKFKSLKDNPVGSITIRNNEYPTKDGIKESIRWEDNRLRLNKLGYIEVKYKRDIDGKIKEATILKENGKWFVCIVYELEKIHPREKFSTPELYVGIDVGLTDFLTFSNGKVISKPDLKRINGRIQYYQQKLSRQKEGGSNWKKTLRKLHKWQNKKNNVVNDYYHKISYNIVKHCKFIAMETLNIKGMIRSRNLSRSIHEIGWGKLIEMIRYKARWYGREFIQIDRWFPSSKKCNVCGEINHSLGRDEREWECPHCHSILSRDVNAAKNILDEGVRATGSIVLCLVDFMPTSQGEFIYTYEWKCFDETVGMA, from the coding sequence ATGGTTGATAAGAGTTTTATTTTAACTGATAAGATTGAGTTTGTCCCTGATGAGGATTTAGAAGGGGAATTAAATTTCAATTTGCGTGCCACAGGTTATGTATTCAACAAAACATTAGAATACAGTATTTACCGTGAAAACCTAGTCAAAGAATTTGCAATAGGCAAAAACTCTAAAGTCAACCGCACATACACACAAAAAATTGTTAAAAATCTAAAAAAACAAAAACAATTCCTTAAAAAAGCAGAATCCACCTGCATACAAGCATCCACCGACCGCCTAATAAAAGCCTATGAAGGATACTATAGTGGAAGAAGTGGACGTCCTAAATTCAAATCTCTTAAAGACAATCCCGTAGGATCCATTACAATCAGAAACAACGAATATCCTACCAAAGACGGAATTAAAGAGTCAATACGATGGGAAGACAACCGATTACGTTTAAACAAATTAGGATACATTGAAGTTAAATATAAACGTGACATTGATGGTAAAATCAAAGAAGCCACTATCCTAAAAGAAAATGGAAAATGGTTCGTTTGCATAGTCTACGAACTAGAAAAAATACATCCAAGAGAAAAATTCTCCACACCAGAGTTATACGTCGGCATTGATGTTGGATTAACAGACTTCCTAACTTTTTCCAACGGAAAAGTCATATCTAAACCTGATTTGAAAAGAATAAACGGAAGAATACAATATTACCAACAAAAACTTTCACGTCAAAAAGAAGGCGGATCCAACTGGAAAAAAACCCTACGAAAACTCCACAAATGGCAGAACAAGAAAAACAATGTAGTAAACGATTATTATCATAAAATATCCTACAATATCGTTAAACACTGTAAATTCATAGCAATGGAGACTCTAAACATAAAGGGAATGATACGTTCACGTAATTTAAGTAGAAGCATTCATGAAATCGGATGGGGAAAACTCATTGAAATGATACGATACAAAGCACGATGGTATGGACGTGAATTTATACAAATCGATCGATGGTTCCCTTCCAGTAAAAAATGTAATGTCTGTGGTGAAATAAATCATAGTCTAGGTCGTGATGAAAGAGAATGGGAATGCCCACACTGCCACAGCATCCTATCAAGAGATGTTAATGCGGCAAAAAATATTTTAGACGAAGGTGTACGCGCTACTGGTTCAATAGTGCTATGCTTAGTAGATTTCATGCCTACTAGTCAAGGAGAATTCATATATACTTATGAATGGAAATGCTTTGACGAAACAGTAGGTATGGCCTAA
- the hisI gene encoding phosphoribosyl-AMP cyclohydrolase, translating into MNINFRHEINGIPVITAIAQDAETNEILMLANMNKEALIKTIETGNAHYWSTSRNKLWLKGESSGHFQEVHEILVDCDMDAIILKITQTGAACHEGYESCFFRRLKTDNEIDIDNLNDEDLEIILERLVNPEDVY; encoded by the coding sequence ATGAACATTAATTTTAGACATGAAATCAATGGGATACCAGTGATTACTGCAATTGCACAAGATGCTGAAACCAATGAGATATTAATGCTTGCAAATATGAACAAAGAAGCATTGATTAAGACCATTGAAACAGGAAATGCACATTACTGGAGCACTTCAAGAAACAAGTTATGGCTTAAAGGAGAATCCTCTGGTCATTTCCAGGAAGTTCATGAAATCCTTGTTGACTGTGACATGGATGCTATCATCCTAAAAATCACCCAGACCGGTGCAGCATGCCATGAAGGATATGAATCATGCTTCTTTAGACGCCTTAAAACCGACAATGAAATTGATATTGATAATTTAAATGATGAAGATTTGGAAATTATCTTAGAAAGACTTGTTAATCCAGAAGATGTGTATTAA
- a CDS encoding PINc/VapC family ATPase, producing the protein MKCIIPDTSAVIIGAVSKIVEESNLDYPEIIVPEAVVCELEHQANANRSEGRKGLKELQKLQALQDEGELAVSFKGKRPTNYDIKYAKSGEIDSIIRDVARSEMGTLLTNDKVQAETAKAQGIPVYYYKQEFSLKPLSIEKYFDDDTMSIHLKENVVPMAKKGRPGHIDFDILNEKAYTYSELKEIVDEILDRAKSDPKTYLESDKEGSYVVQSREYRISIAYPPFSEALEITAVRPVANIDLNEYHLSDKLLERIRNNAEGILISGSPGAGKSTFVQAIGKYYSSKLNKVVKTMESPRDLQLPDEITQYAPLEGSMENTADVLLLVRPDYTIYDELRKNTDFNIFADMRLAGVGMIGVVHATRPIDAIQRIASRVELGVIPSIVDTSIYIEDGEVRSVYETKMTVKVPTGMKEADLARPVIEVRDFETGELKNEIYTYGEQTIVMDIDLVNGSNEEENYKSSVDRIAEREILRKVKKLVPKKAKVDVEVISPERANIYIPEEFIPKIIGKNGKRIAEIEEMIGISLGVEVIESKPVNKTPFEVDILHTKKQLILELGRDNGRKNFDIQINGEYLLTATTSKKGEIKIKRGIELSDFIIEAIEMGLEITAVQKM; encoded by the coding sequence ATGAAATGTATAATCCCCGATACAAGTGCAGTAATCATAGGTGCAGTAAGCAAGATTGTTGAAGAAAGTAATCTTGATTATCCTGAAATCATTGTGCCTGAAGCAGTTGTATGCGAACTTGAACACCAGGCGAATGCCAATCGCTCAGAAGGACGCAAAGGTTTAAAGGAGCTTCAGAAACTACAGGCCCTTCAGGATGAAGGTGAACTTGCAGTGAGCTTTAAAGGAAAAAGACCAACAAATTATGATATAAAATATGCTAAAAGCGGTGAAATTGACTCAATTATTCGTGATGTTGCAAGAAGTGAAATGGGAACACTGCTTACAAATGACAAGGTTCAGGCTGAAACCGCAAAAGCACAAGGAATCCCCGTTTATTATTATAAACAGGAATTTAGTTTAAAGCCATTATCAATCGAGAAATACTTTGATGATGACACAATGTCCATTCATCTAAAGGAAAATGTAGTGCCAATGGCTAAAAAAGGCCGCCCAGGCCACATTGACTTTGACATTCTAAATGAAAAGGCATATACTTACAGTGAACTTAAAGAAATAGTTGATGAGATTCTTGACCGTGCCAAAAGTGATCCTAAAACCTATTTGGAATCTGATAAAGAAGGTTCATATGTTGTTCAGTCAAGAGAGTACCGTATTTCAATAGCATATCCTCCTTTTTCTGAAGCATTGGAAATTACAGCTGTTAGACCGGTTGCTAATATTGATTTAAATGAATACCATTTATCCGATAAGTTACTGGAAAGAATAAGAAATAATGCTGAAGGAATTCTCATATCAGGTTCACCGGGTGCGGGTAAATCCACTTTTGTACAGGCAATAGGTAAATACTACTCCTCAAAATTAAATAAAGTTGTAAAGACTATGGAATCCCCGCGTGACCTGCAACTGCCTGATGAAATCACACAATATGCACCCCTTGAGGGAAGCATGGAAAATACAGCTGATGTTTTATTACTTGTAAGACCTGACTATACCATTTACGATGAGTTAAGAAAAAACACTGATTTCAACATCTTTGCAGATATGAGGCTTGCAGGTGTTGGAATGATTGGTGTAGTTCATGCTACAAGACCGATTGATGCAATCCAGAGAATCGCTTCAAGAGTGGAATTGGGAGTGATTCCATCAATAGTTGATACAAGCATTTATATTGAAGATGGTGAAGTTAGAAGTGTATATGAGACTAAAATGACTGTTAAGGTTCCAACCGGAATGAAAGAGGCAGACCTTGCAAGACCTGTTATTGAAGTGCGTGATTTTGAAACAGGTGAGCTCAAAAATGAAATCTACACATATGGTGAACAGACTATTGTAATGGACATTGACCTTGTAAACGGATCTAATGAAGAAGAAAATTACAAATCCTCTGTCGACAGAATCGCTGAAAGAGAAATATTAAGAAAAGTCAAAAAACTAGTTCCTAAAAAGGCAAAGGTTGATGTTGAAGTCATTTCACCTGAAAGAGCAAATATTTACATTCCAGAAGAATTCATTCCAAAAATTATCGGGAAAAACGGCAAAAGAATAGCTGAAATTGAAGAGATGATTGGAATAAGTTTGGGTGTTGAGGTAATAGAATCAAAACCTGTTAATAAGACACCATTTGAAGTGGACATATTACATACCAAAAAGCAACTGATTTTGGAACTTGGCCGTGACAATGGTCGCAAAAACTTCGACATACAAATTAACGGAGAATACCTTCTAACCGCAACAACTTCCAAAAAGGGAGAAATCAAAATTAAAAGAGGAATTGAATTATCTGATTTCATTATAGAAGCAATTGAAATGGGATTAGAAATTACTGCAGTTCAAAAAATGTGA
- a CDS encoding sugar phosphate isomerase/epimerase produces MKIGASTLAGIEYSLENTLEYIETLGLDYAELVHQYPCENITSDMLESFDLKYSIHAPFMDVNIASLQDESRLNSLKQIKKSIDLANEIDAEAVVIHPGVTSFLPNKFFKNEVNAFAKESMIELGKYGEDLGVLTTFENMPNFPSMLFSDMVELNEFLENNGLYMTLDIGHANHAGFSPDEMIFDSIKHIHIHDNFGDDDAHLPLGEGSIKLNDIVNTLESKNFNGIYILEVNDYDSIKKSYDYMKKNF; encoded by the coding sequence ATGAAAATTGGAGCATCAACACTAGCCGGAATAGAATACAGTTTGGAAAATACACTGGAATACATTGAAACTTTAGGATTGGATTATGCCGAACTGGTCCATCAATACCCTTGTGAAAATATAACTTCCGACATGCTGGAAAGTTTTGATTTAAAATATTCAATTCATGCACCATTCATGGATGTCAATATTGCAAGTCTTCAGGATGAGTCCAGACTGAACAGTCTAAAACAGATTAAAAAGTCAATAGACCTTGCAAATGAAATTGATGCTGAAGCAGTCGTGATTCATCCGGGAGTTACATCATTTCTTCCAAACAAGTTCTTTAAAAATGAAGTCAATGCTTTTGCAAAAGAATCTATGATTGAACTTGGCAAGTATGGTGAGGATTTAGGCGTATTGACCACTTTTGAGAATATGCCAAATTTCCCAAGCATGCTTTTCAGTGACATGGTTGAACTGAATGAATTTCTTGAAAATAACGGACTTTATATGACACTAGATATCGGTCATGCAAACCATGCAGGATTTTCCCCAGACGAGATGATTTTTGATTCAATTAAACACATACATATCCATGATAATTTTGGTGATGATGATGCACACCTACCATTAGGTGAAGGCTCAATTAAATTAAATGATATAGTCAACACTTTAGAGAGTAAAAACTTCAATGGCATCTACATACTCGAAGTAAATGACTACGATTCCATCAAAAAAAGTTATGATTATATGAAAAAGAACTTCTAA
- the hisS gene encoding histidine--tRNA ligase: MEFLRPRGTRDSLFEEMRERKQAESTLRKVFESYGYQEIKTPLFEELKLFTTKSGEEIVDQLYNFKDKSDRELTLRPEITAPVARLYLNELEKTSTKPIKLYYYGSCFRYERPQKGRFRQFWQFGCELIGAKTPQGEAEVIALCSDAIQSLGITTADVNINHLGIIRGLFKHFDISTETQREIMVVIDKGDKDLLIESLSGDEPVIDNDELNQILLKLIDLVGDKSIIGEVEDLIAPYEEPNESLEELKELISLLDAFQVENYTLNLGVARGLDYYTGIVFEIYVPELGAQKQICGGGSYSLVKVFGGQEVESTGFALGFDRLMNAIEELTDKEELPPYLDAYVAPISKDVRLKAFEITQNLRKNDIKVDVDLNGKKFKKLMNYADKIKVPKMIIIGEKDLAEGKVTVKDMVSGDQELVNIENIVSYLKGE; this comes from the coding sequence ATGGAATTTTTAAGACCAAGAGGTACAAGAGATTCCTTATTTGAAGAAATGAGAGAAAGAAAACAAGCAGAAAGTACCTTGAGAAAAGTATTTGAAAGTTATGGTTATCAGGAAATCAAAACACCATTATTTGAAGAATTAAAGTTATTTACTACTAAATCAGGAGAGGAAATTGTTGACCAGTTATACAATTTCAAGGACAAGTCTGACCGTGAATTGACTCTCAGACCTGAAATCACTGCTCCTGTTGCAAGATTATACTTAAATGAGTTGGAAAAGACTTCCACAAAGCCTATCAAATTATATTATTATGGAAGCTGCTTTAGATATGAAAGACCTCAAAAGGGAAGGTTCAGACAGTTCTGGCAATTCGGATGTGAACTGATCGGCGCTAAAACCCCACAGGGCGAAGCTGAAGTCATTGCACTATGCAGTGATGCAATACAATCATTAGGAATCACAACCGCTGACGTTAACATAAACCACCTTGGAATCATCAGAGGCCTTTTCAAACACTTCGACATTTCAACTGAAACCCAAAGGGAAATCATGGTTGTAATTGACAAAGGAGACAAAGACCTTTTAATTGAGTCATTAAGCGGCGATGAACCAGTCATCGACAATGACGAACTTAACCAAATCCTGTTAAAACTTATCGATTTGGTAGGTGACAAATCAATCATCGGTGAAGTTGAAGATTTGATTGCACCATATGAAGAGCCAAATGAATCATTAGAAGAATTAAAAGAATTAATCAGTCTACTGGATGCTTTCCAGGTTGAAAATTACACTTTAAACTTAGGTGTTGCCCGTGGACTTGACTACTACACAGGAATCGTGTTTGAGATATATGTTCCAGAGCTCGGTGCCCAAAAGCAAATCTGCGGCGGAGGATCATACTCCCTTGTCAAGGTCTTCGGAGGTCAGGAAGTTGAATCAACCGGTTTTGCACTTGGTTTTGACAGACTTATGAATGCGATTGAGGAGTTAACCGACAAGGAAGAGTTACCGCCATACCTTGATGCTTATGTTGCACCAATCTCAAAGGATGTTCGCCTGAAAGCATTTGAAATAACTCAAAATCTGAGAAAGAACGACATTAAGGTGGATGTTGACTTGAACGGCAAGAAATTCAAGAAGCTCATGAATTATGCTGATAAGATTAAAGTTCCTAAAATGATTATCATCGGCGAAAAGGATTTGGCTGAAGGAAAAGTTACCGTTAAGGATATGGTTAGTGGCGATCAGGAATTGGTTAACATTGAAAATATTGTAAGTTACTTGAAAGGAGAATAA
- a CDS encoding Mur ligase family protein: MNKNKTFGVIGVCGANGNLIARILKQRGYNVVGTDITFKKDCRFSKSLEGYDIEVFYGQTPEAFFKKVDYIIPPLSLSKDSELLKNCEKPILTLSEVIDMIKPEKPVFGITGTNGKTTSTTLLKKIAYDNGIKPCEHELEGMQGNAEFIPILQSRLNGDVGILEVGTFGVPGTVGRIVKNTEMSGGLITNITPDHLNDLGSFMDYANVKGEFIEELGLGQLIVNGHDPTIMGLLRELDFKGEVITFGVDELPDSIGMKECVCGREVAVKEIISGCGYYFCQCGVTTPQVDYIATNVDLPNRTFDLHTPTEKLTVKMGVDGLHNVYNLTGVIIAAHKFLDLPYDKILPTIASFTGVSGRMEEVGKVKGKDIFVDYAHNPAGVETVLKEFKKLFGDFTTVITVSSESGYRGDIDIFNSVLKFSKFIVPASVASQKIAVEKLKSNPKLNDRIFLNHVDDFVKTSTLGASEEEVRDGLRKALNLDCEMVIAIGEAATKFKSIVFDL; this comes from the coding sequence ATGAATAAAAATAAAACCTTTGGAGTTATAGGTGTTTGCGGAGCAAACGGTAATTTAATAGCAAGAATACTAAAACAAAGAGGGTATAATGTTGTTGGAACAGACATAACATTCAAAAAAGACTGCCGATTTTCAAAATCTCTCGAAGGCTATGACATTGAAGTGTTTTATGGTCAAACACCTGAAGCTTTCTTTAAAAAAGTTGATTATATTATCCCACCATTAAGTCTATCAAAAGATTCCGAATTATTAAAAAATTGTGAAAAGCCAATTTTGACATTGTCTGAAGTAATTGATATGATAAAACCTGAAAAACCAGTATTTGGAATTACAGGAACCAACGGTAAAACAACCTCCACAACTCTTCTTAAAAAGATTGCATATGATAACGGAATAAAACCATGTGAGCATGAACTTGAAGGCATGCAGGGAAATGCAGAGTTCATTCCAATCCTGCAGTCCAGACTCAATGGGGATGTTGGAATTTTAGAAGTCGGAACATTCGGAGTTCCGGGAACTGTCGGAAGAATTGTTAAAAATACTGAAATGTCCGGCGGTTTAATAACTAACATTACACCTGACCATTTAAATGACCTTGGAAGCTTTATGGATTATGCCAATGTAAAAGGGGAATTCATTGAAGAGCTTGGATTGGGTCAGCTAATCGTAAATGGTCATGATCCGACAATAATGGGACTTTTACGTGAACTGGACTTTAAAGGGGAAGTAATCACATTCGGAGTGGATGAGCTGCCGGATTCAATTGGGATGAAAGAATGTGTCTGTGGGCGTGAAGTGGCCGTAAAAGAAATAATTTCAGGTTGCGGATACTATTTCTGTCAATGCGGTGTAACAACACCACAAGTGGACTACATTGCAACAAATGTTGACTTGCCAAATCGTACATTTGACCTGCACACTCCAACAGAAAAATTAACAGTGAAAATGGGTGTTGACGGTCTTCACAATGTTTATAATCTGACTGGAGTAATCATTGCCGCACACAAGTTTTTAGATTTGCCTTATGATAAGATATTACCTACAATTGCAAGTTTCACTGGTGTAAGTGGAAGAATGGAGGAAGTTGGTAAAGTAAAAGGCAAAGATATTTTTGTTGATTATGCACATAATCCTGCAGGTGTTGAAACTGTATTAAAAGAGTTTAAAAAATTATTTGGAGATTTTACAACAGTTATCACAGTTTCATCAGAATCAGGATACAGAGGAGATATCGATATATTTAACAGCGTTCTCAAATTCTCAAAGTTCATAGTGCCTGCTTCTGTTGCTTCTCAAAAGATTGCAGTTGAAAAATTAAAATCCAATCCTAAACTAAATGATAGAATCTTTTTAAACCATGTTGACGATTTTGTTAAAACTTCTACATTAGGTGCATCTGAAGAGGAAGTCCGTGATGGATTAAGAAAGGCATTAAATCTGGATTGTGAAATGGTAATTGCAATCGGTGAGGCTGCAACCAAATTTAAATCTATTGTTTTTGACTTGTAA
- a CDS encoding DEAD/DEAH box helicase — protein sequence MASYINHPLLKKDAIESRLYQQILAGDVLKKGNTMVVAPTALGKTIVAILVAADRLNKVKNSKVLVLAPSKPLAIQHEESFKEFITLPCTSITGAVKTDERVKRWEESRIISATPQTVESDLLNGRYDLSNVSLIVFDECHHGVGSYSYVYLASRYVQESNFNLILGLTASPGSDKYKIKEVCENLYIQNIVVKTEDDADVKPYFNPVEIEWVKIKMSSELQKIKENIDKALKIRLKALKNMGIIKTVSVTKVDILKARGRVQGEIARSANPDKDLFQAISILSAVINVQHAQELIETQGVQTFNKYIDRLRKKKTKAAKSLMWDENFSRAISLAKKAEHHGWEHPKLREVTKILKQELGDNGQTKLTTSRFDDKSDESASKVIVFTQYRDTLEMIHQKLEKEGIKSAKFFGQASKDGEKGLTQKQQKAIIKSFRMGEYDVLLSTSVAEEGIDIPAVDLVVLYEPVPSEVRMIQRRGRTGRKRTGRVKVLITEGTRDEGYYWSSMRKEDRMKNQLIDPDVLEELNASAIERMENQKNIKVVERPKEENDFPIVYADSREGNSKVIRHLSEMEIDVKVRSMAVADYQVSDEVAIERKTAKDFVDSIVDKRLFKQAKELSEEFKHPILILEGDDLFTGFINPNAIRGSMASIAIDFGISILPTRNAQDTAAMIKRIAVREQNGERTPIQIRTDKKPVSLMEQQLFIIESLPNIGPVNAKNLLKHFGSVDKVLNASETQLQEVEGIGKKTAHDIRKVIESKYLYFEKEIKEKKLL from the coding sequence ATGGCTAGCTACATTAATCATCCACTACTCAAAAAAGATGCAATCGAATCAAGATTATATCAGCAGATTCTTGCGGGAGATGTATTAAAGAAAGGAAATACTATGGTAGTTGCACCTACTGCTTTAGGTAAAACAATCGTAGCAATACTTGTAGCAGCAGACAGATTAAACAAAGTCAAAAACTCAAAAGTACTTGTTTTGGCACCTTCCAAACCATTGGCCATTCAGCATGAGGAAAGCTTTAAGGAATTCATCACATTGCCATGCACTTCAATTACAGGAGCTGTCAAAACTGATGAACGTGTTAAAAGATGGGAAGAGTCAAGAATAATTTCAGCAACACCACAAACAGTTGAATCAGACCTGTTGAATGGCAGGTACGATTTAAGCAATGTGTCATTGATAGTATTTGATGAATGCCATCATGGGGTTGGATCATATTCATATGTTTATTTGGCATCAAGATATGTTCAGGAATCCAATTTCAATCTTATTTTAGGCCTTACAGCTTCTCCAGGTTCGGATAAGTATAAAATCAAGGAAGTTTGTGAAAACCTTTATATTCAAAATATCGTGGTTAAAACTGAAGATGATGCTGATGTTAAGCCTTATTTTAATCCGGTAGAAATTGAATGGGTTAAAATCAAGATGAGCAGTGAACTCCAAAAAATTAAGGAAAATATCGACAAAGCACTTAAGATAAGACTTAAAGCCTTAAAGAATATGGGTATTATTAAAACAGTTTCAGTTACAAAAGTTGATATTTTAAAGGCAAGAGGCAGAGTTCAAGGGGAAATTGCTCGCTCGGCCAATCCTGATAAGGATTTGTTTCAGGCAATATCTATTTTAAGTGCAGTAATTAATGTTCAGCATGCTCAGGAGCTGATTGAAACTCAAGGGGTTCAAACATTCAATAAATATATTGACCGTTTGCGTAAAAAGAAAACAAAAGCTGCTAAATCATTGATGTGGGATGAAAATTTTTCCCGTGCAATATCTCTTGCTAAAAAAGCTGAGCATCATGGATGGGAGCATCCGAAACTCAGGGAAGTCACTAAAATCTTAAAGCAGGAATTAGGTGACAATGGTCAGACTAAATTAACCACTTCCAGATTTGATGATAAAAGCGATGAATCAGCATCCAAAGTAATTGTATTTACACAATATCGTGACACACTTGAAATGATTCATCAAAAGCTTGAAAAAGAGGGAATCAAATCAGCTAAATTCTTTGGTCAGGCTTCCAAGGATGGTGAAAAAGGCCTTACACAAAAACAGCAAAAGGCTATAATAAAATCCTTTAGAATGGGAGAATATGATGTATTATTGTCAACAAGTGTGGCTGAAGAGGGTATTGACATACCTGCAGTTGATCTGGTAGTGTTATATGAGCCGGTACCTTCTGAAGTACGTATGATTCAAAGAAGAGGCAGAACCGGTCGTAAAAGAACTGGACGAGTAAAAGTGTTAATTACAGAAGGAACACGTGATGAAGGTTATTACTGGTCAAGTATGCGCAAGGAAGACAGGATGAAAAATCAGTTAATTGATCCTGACGTTCTGGAGGAATTGAATGCCTCTGCAATCGAGAGAATGGAAAATCAAAAAAACATTAAGGTTGTTGAAAGGCCAAAAGAGGAAAATGATTTTCCAATTGTTTATGCTGATTCACGTGAAGGCAATTCTAAGGTTATAAGACATTTGAGTGAAATGGAAATAGATGTCAAGGTTCGCTCCATGGCTGTTGCAGATTATCAGGTAAGCGATGAGGTGGCAATTGAGAGAAAAACTGCTAAGGATTTTGTTGACTCAATAGTTGATAAAAGATTATTCAAGCAGGCCAAGGAACTGTCTGAAGAGTTCAAGCATCCTATTTTAATTCTTGAAGGAGATGATTTATTTACTGGTTTTATTAATCCGAATGCCATTCGGGGGTCTATGGCATCAATAGCAATTGATTTTGGAATTAGTATTCTTCCAACAAGAAATGCACAGGATACTGCAGCTATGATTAAACGGATTGCAGTTCGTGAACAGAATGGTGAGAGAACTCCTATTCAGATTCGTACAGATAAAAAACCGGTCAGCTTGATGGAGCAGCAATTGTTTATCATCGAATCCCTACCGAATATTGGGCCGGTCAATGCTAAAAATTTATTGAAACACTTTGGTAGTGTCGATAAAGTACTTAATGCTTCCGAAACTCAGCTTCAGGAAGTTGAAGGTATCGGTAAAAAAACAGCTCATGACATTAGAAAGGTAATTGAGTCCAAATATCTGTATTTTGAAAAGGAAATTAAGGAAAAAAAACTTCTTTAG
- a CDS encoding shikimate dehydrogenase, with protein MNIKGSTNIVGLIGHPVEHSFSPPMHNAAFKALDMDYAYVAFDVDPSNLKSAIEGAKSLNIKGFNVTIPHKIGVMDFLDGIDEVAELIGAVNTIDFKDMKGYNTDGIGAVKAIEEVTSIKGKNIVIAGAGGASRAISFYIAKYGADSLTILNRNIDKAQKLARDVSESGLIGNVKSDSINDINSYLDDADILINTTPIGMHPNVDVEPIATADHLHEDMAVFDAVYNPNETVLLKEAIKAGAKPVYGIKMLLYQGAESFRIWTGENPPVDVMENALRDTLNL; from the coding sequence ATGAATATTAAAGGAAGTACAAATATTGTAGGTCTGATAGGCCATCCTGTAGAACACAGTTTCTCACCGCCAATGCACAATGCTGCATTCAAGGCTCTGGACATGGATTATGCATATGTTGCATTTGATGTTGACCCGTCAAATCTGAAATCTGCAATTGAAGGTGCAAAATCATTAAACATTAAAGGATTCAATGTTACAATCCCTCATAAGATAGGTGTGATGGATTTTCTGGATGGAATCGACGAAGTTGCAGAATTGATCGGTGCAGTAAACACAATTGATTTTAAAGACATGAAAGGATATAATACAGATGGTATCGGTGCTGTTAAGGCTATTGAAGAGGTAACTTCAATCAAGGGTAAAAATATCGTTATTGCAGGTGCAGGCGGAGCATCAAGGGCGATTTCATTTTACATTGCAAAATATGGTGCGGATTCACTGACAATACTTAACAGAAACATTGATAAGGCACAGAAGTTAGCAAGGGATGTTTCAGAGTCAGGATTGATCGGCAATGTCAAATCAGATTCAATAAATGATATTAATTCATATTTGGATGATGCAGATATTTTAATAAATACTACTCCGATTGGAATGCATCCGAATGTTGATGTTGAACCGATTGCAACTGCAGACCATCTGCATGAAGACATGGCTGTATTTGATGCAGTCTATAATCCTAATGAAACTGTACTTTTAAAAGAAGCAATTAAAGCCGGTGCAAAACCAGTTTATGGCATTAAGATGCTGCTGTATCAAGGAGCGGAAAGTTTCAGAATATGGACTGGTGAAAACCCGCCGGTTGATGTGATGGAAAATGCTTTAAGGGATACTCTTAATTTGTAG